One window from the genome of Terrimicrobium sacchariphilum encodes:
- a CDS encoding PEP-CTERM sorting domain-containing protein, which translates to MKLSLPKLCAAFVFSMVISSHAQVLLNFQLNGGIYSSPNGDQSYSGAAAIGQVGDVWNHLTLYDRSALTPTTGFVYSDGSAATGVSITNLANWDLSGAIIPSVTGNGILSSYMGASPSIAESTPSTLTIAGLTPGGSYNLYIIASSDHQGVGGIFSVNGSATQTLNGAAGANFTLGVDTLLFSVVADINGNINIAETATSVQYRVLNGIQLEAVPEPSTWALLGLGAMVIIGRISLRNRHARMQFPA; encoded by the coding sequence ATGAAACTATCCCTTCCGAAATTGTGTGCGGCATTCGTATTTTCGATGGTCATTAGCTCGCATGCCCAGGTTTTGCTCAATTTTCAGCTCAATGGCGGCATATATAGTTCCCCCAATGGTGATCAATCGTACAGTGGTGCGGCAGCAATCGGGCAGGTGGGCGATGTCTGGAATCACTTGACGCTCTATGATCGCAGCGCGCTTACACCCACTACAGGTTTCGTTTATTCGGACGGTTCCGCGGCGACAGGTGTTTCGATTACCAATCTTGCCAACTGGGACCTCAGTGGCGCGATCATTCCATCTGTCACAGGTAACGGCATTTTGAGCAGCTACATGGGCGCCTCCCCGAGTATTGCAGAATCGACTCCGTCCACCCTCACGATCGCGGGACTCACCCCGGGCGGATCCTATAACCTCTACATCATCGCCTCCTCCGATCACCAGGGGGTGGGCGGGATATTCTCCGTGAATGGCAGTGCCACGCAGACGCTCAATGGCGCCGCTGGAGCCAATTTTACGCTGGGAGTGGATACACTTTTGTTCAGCGTCGTTGCTGATATCAATGGCAACATTAATATCGCGGAGACGGCAACCTCGGTGCAGTACCGGGTGCTGAATGGAATCCAGCTTGAGGCGGTACCCGAGCCTTCCACCTGGGCGCTCCTCGGTCTGGGTGCGATGGTGATCATTGGTCGCATTTCTCTGCGGAATCGACATGCGCGTATGCAGTTTCCGGCCTAG
- a CDS encoding right-handed parallel beta-helix repeat-containing protein — translation MKAPLTLREIRDVEIAAYGVELAVDHPTSGALMLENCHNVQFKGAILRYAKPHTGQARILAVGSDDEGEYCDIELEPGFPKDATFAIAAVVDGLTLLPKTDGGSARFLQSLAGPDQFRLYWKGDPSWKKFPDTSIWPAPGDYLVCRGPGGMMCYAKGSQSCTFEDITIYWGGQFGFYESHSASANRYIRNTITYGPIPPGARMRALVSQSADGLHCGGSIVGPTVEGCLFEGQMDDGVNIHGSFYQIARSRGSIVTMGFPSDFLDAPREYHPDDAIYIYDVRKHTLLARKIVAINETNFVSSRQSRHSRFANYPMRFVDLTLDEEVDVPYDSVAWFPSRCGAGYRINGCTIRNNWSRGFLLKADDGSLTNNIVERTPGAGIVLSTELNWAEAGYSRKVTIEGNTLRSCGFLNVAALGEQAGGLVVTSTGMEGHGHAEIRIRNNTFENIDLTNIIIRHARDVIISDNKFINPLHRTSSTGDIGKPFGIDGQAIIWIDDSERITLSGNQVIKPGPYARSGLSVSTSVEEVTGSLEIPQAGL, via the coding sequence GTGAAGGCCCCGTTGACCCTGCGGGAGATCAGGGATGTGGAGATCGCTGCCTACGGGGTGGAACTCGCCGTCGATCACCCAACCAGCGGGGCGCTTATGCTGGAGAACTGTCACAATGTGCAGTTCAAGGGGGCCATCCTTCGGTATGCGAAGCCTCATACCGGGCAGGCTCGAATCCTCGCGGTCGGATCTGATGATGAGGGGGAGTATTGTGATATTGAGCTTGAGCCGGGATTTCCCAAAGACGCGACCTTTGCCATCGCTGCGGTGGTTGATGGCTTGACCCTGCTTCCGAAAACCGATGGCGGTTCCGCTCGTTTTCTTCAATCTCTCGCGGGTCCCGATCAGTTTCGCCTCTACTGGAAGGGCGACCCGAGCTGGAAAAAATTCCCCGACACCTCCATCTGGCCTGCACCGGGAGATTATCTCGTATGCCGAGGCCCTGGTGGGATGATGTGCTATGCCAAGGGCTCTCAATCCTGCACCTTTGAAGACATCACCATCTACTGGGGCGGGCAGTTTGGCTTTTATGAATCCCATAGTGCGAGTGCGAATCGATACATCCGCAACACCATTACCTATGGGCCGATTCCGCCAGGAGCCAGGATGCGAGCGCTTGTCTCCCAGAGTGCCGATGGTCTTCACTGTGGAGGTTCCATCGTCGGTCCGACGGTGGAGGGGTGTCTATTTGAAGGCCAGATGGATGATGGGGTGAATATTCACGGCAGCTTTTACCAGATTGCAAGATCCAGAGGTTCCATAGTCACGATGGGCTTTCCTTCGGACTTTTTGGATGCGCCGCGGGAATATCACCCAGACGACGCGATCTACATTTATGATGTGCGTAAACATACGCTTCTTGCTCGGAAGATCGTCGCCATCAATGAGACGAATTTTGTCTCGAGCCGGCAGTCGCGGCATTCACGATTCGCCAACTATCCTATGCGCTTCGTCGACCTGACTCTGGATGAGGAGGTCGATGTGCCCTATGACTCCGTCGCTTGGTTTCCTTCCCGGTGCGGAGCCGGCTACCGCATCAATGGCTGCACCATCCGAAATAATTGGTCGCGAGGATTTTTGCTCAAGGCTGATGACGGGTCATTGACAAACAACATCGTGGAGCGAACTCCGGGAGCTGGCATTGTGCTCTCGACCGAGTTGAACTGGGCTGAGGCTGGATACAGTCGCAAGGTGACGATCGAAGGCAACACTCTGCGGAGCTGTGGATTTCTCAACGTCGCCGCCTTGGGAGAACAAGCTGGCGGCCTCGTCGTTACCTCGACTGGCATGGAAGGCCATGGACATGCGGAGATCCGGATTCGTAATAATACGTTTGAGAATATCGATCTCACTAACATCATCATCAGGCACGCCCGGGATGTCATTATCAGCGACAATAAATTCATTAATCCGCTCCACCGCACCAGTTCGACCGGGGACATTGGCAAGCCATTCGGCATCGATGGGCAAGCCATCATCTGGATCGATGATAGCGAGAGGATCACTCTGTCCGGCAACCAAGTGATCAAACCAGGTCCCTACGCGCGATCAGGTCTTTCCGTTTCGACATCTGTCGAAGAGGTCACCGGTTCGCTCGAGATCCCGCAGGCAGGCTTGTAG
- a CDS encoding type II secretion system protein: MHRVFPSPARRQSGFTLVELLVSLGVIAILASVLLSASSTAQESANRTKCLGNIKQLGGALTQYAADNNNFGPYDGREAGIDSPAILRAGQSLILFGQLLPYLIPDPDKYLASVSQTPEVFLCPSTERKMLAAYRAPVGPGGLQYTRYFMNTDVSTNPLKKTSLLAFPGRTITIVDFCLWWSAASGLDENHKGKGLNCIRLDGSAGWISKKDTLNLPGWNFEALSRNGTGQQ, from the coding sequence ATGCACAGGGTCTTTCCATCTCCAGCACGTCGACAGTCGGGATTTACTCTCGTTGAGCTTCTTGTCTCTCTTGGCGTCATCGCCATCCTTGCGTCGGTTCTTCTTTCCGCGTCTTCGACCGCTCAGGAATCGGCCAATCGGACAAAATGCCTGGGAAATATCAAGCAGCTCGGTGGAGCCCTTACCCAGTATGCGGCTGATAACAACAACTTCGGCCCCTATGATGGCAGAGAGGCAGGCATCGATAGTCCGGCAATATTGAGAGCCGGCCAATCCTTGATTCTCTTTGGCCAGTTGCTTCCCTACCTGATCCCCGACCCGGATAAATACCTCGCCTCCGTATCGCAAACTCCCGAGGTTTTTCTCTGTCCGTCGACAGAGAGAAAGATGCTCGCCGCGTATCGCGCCCCGGTGGGCCCAGGCGGACTGCAATATACCCGCTACTTCATGAATACGGATGTATCGACTAACCCTCTCAAAAAAACGAGCCTCCTGGCCTTTCCGGGGCGCACCATCACCATTGTGGATTTCTGCCTTTGGTGGAGCGCCGCGTCCGGACTGGACGAAAACCACAAGGGGAAGGGCCTGAACTGCATCCGGCTGGATGGGAGTGCGGGATGGATCTCCAAGAAAGATACTCTCAATCTGCCGGGGTGGAATTTTGAGGCGTTAAGCCGCAACGGAACGGGCCAGCAATAG
- a CDS encoding MBL fold metallo-hydrolase, with amino-acid sequence MKKKSPSKLACALNSCQVKRGQIALAWLGQAGFLLKSPGGVVLALDPYLSNSCAAIGRSIGVDMERRFPSLLNPEELSGCDALMFTHSHQDHVDPETIQPYLRAGGRGPFIAPHEAADRLRALGAKDICLIWPNHCVEIGDFAVKATFAIPLGGDDLTHVGYLIEVQNGPRIYFTGDTDYNEILSLSVAPYRPDIMVTVINPAFRNLSPADAARLARAIGPRTVIPCHHDLFPDNSLPARLLRTNLVQAGMPNAFCEPPRGEIQLYQRQNGPRGLALKGERS; translated from the coding sequence ATGAAGAAAAAATCCCCCTCGAAACTCGCTTGCGCCCTGAATTCCTGCCAGGTGAAGCGAGGCCAGATCGCGCTGGCCTGGCTCGGCCAGGCCGGGTTTCTCCTCAAAAGCCCTGGCGGCGTCGTGCTCGCGCTGGACCCCTATCTTAGCAACTCCTGCGCGGCCATCGGGCGCTCCATCGGTGTCGACATGGAACGTCGATTTCCCTCTCTTTTGAATCCAGAGGAGCTATCGGGCTGCGACGCTTTGATGTTCACCCATAGCCATCAGGATCACGTTGATCCCGAGACGATCCAGCCTTACCTTCGCGCTGGCGGACGCGGACCATTCATCGCCCCTCATGAAGCAGCTGACCGGCTCCGCGCCCTGGGGGCGAAGGATATTTGCCTGATCTGGCCAAATCACTGTGTCGAGATCGGAGACTTTGCTGTGAAAGCGACATTTGCCATCCCGCTTGGAGGAGATGATCTTACCCATGTGGGCTATCTCATCGAGGTGCAAAATGGCCCCCGCATTTACTTCACTGGAGACACGGACTATAATGAGATCCTTTCCTTGAGCGTCGCGCCCTACCGGCCGGATATCATGGTTACAGTGATCAATCCCGCCTTTCGTAATCTCTCGCCCGCTGACGCGGCAAGGCTGGCCCGGGCAATCGGTCCGCGCACTGTCATACCGTGCCATCACGATCTCTTTCCGGACAATTCGCTGCCCGCCCGCTTGTTGCGGACGAACCTTGTCCAAGCGGGTATGCCTAACGCTTTTTGCGAGCCGCCGCGCGGTGAGATCCAGCTTTACCAACGACAGAACGGGCCGAGAGGTCTGGCGCTCAAGGGAGAACGATCATGA
- a CDS encoding SDR family NAD(P)-dependent oxidoreductase, producing MRGLNGKRIFISGGCGDIGRAVAQRFLEEGASIVLADLRDGGVCQSLEDQFIPGRVHFVSCDVTSPASVDEAFAAAVEWFGGLDVIISNAGTVSNQPFAEITTEKWQRTLDVNLTGSFLIAQAGLRILRKNARIGHGLRGVILFTGSWVQQMPWPHAASYCVSKAGQEMLMKVIAQEAASEGISCNVVAPGMVYAGLTREIYDRDPAFRQACDQVVPAGRMSSAEELAGAFAFLASDDARYITGTTFLVDGGASLVRRDI from the coding sequence ATGAGAGGATTGAATGGCAAACGGATTTTCATTTCCGGTGGATGCGGTGACATCGGCCGTGCTGTTGCGCAACGTTTTCTCGAGGAGGGTGCATCCATCGTCCTGGCCGACCTACGCGATGGAGGAGTATGCCAAAGCCTTGAGGATCAGTTCATACCGGGGCGGGTGCACTTCGTTTCCTGCGATGTAACCAGCCCGGCCTCGGTAGACGAGGCATTTGCCGCTGCCGTGGAGTGGTTTGGCGGGCTGGATGTCATCATTTCCAATGCCGGGACGGTGAGTAATCAGCCGTTCGCCGAAATCACGACGGAAAAATGGCAGCGGACCCTGGATGTCAATCTTACCGGAAGCTTTTTGATCGCCCAGGCCGGGCTCCGTATATTGAGAAAGAATGCGAGAATCGGGCATGGCCTTCGAGGCGTGATTCTCTTTACCGGCAGTTGGGTCCAGCAAATGCCGTGGCCCCATGCCGCAAGTTACTGCGTAAGCAAGGCGGGACAGGAAATGCTGATGAAAGTCATAGCGCAGGAAGCAGCCTCGGAGGGTATCTCCTGCAATGTCGTTGCTCCGGGCATGGTCTACGCTGGTCTCACCCGGGAGATTTATGATCGCGACCCAGCCTTTCGGCAGGCCTGCGATCAGGTTGTTCCCGCCGGCCGCATGAGCTCCGCCGAGGAACTGGCGGGAGCGTTCGCTTTTCTGGCCAGTGACGATGCCCGTTATATCACCGGCACCACTTTCCTTGTGGACGGTGGCGCATCCCTGGTGCGTCGCGACATCTGA